The following coding sequences lie in one Mycobacterium sp. Z3061 genomic window:
- a CDS encoding 2-oxo acid dehydrogenase subunit E2 yields the protein MTETPSAIPFSVWRKIAMATWRPRTDPTISATIDVEAGQLLDYIDQVRQATGQHITPVDLVGRAAGKVVEALPGLNGRVVFGSFLPSPTVDCFFVVSLRTDPVSGVEAARTDLSGTVVRRINEKPPWAIAKELADRAGRIRHDNDPQFKKMKAMVKGLPPLLLRPLMAGVGFVTESLQLPLPFTGLEARPYGSILVSNVGTYGLDSAAAPVPNFCHVPITILLGAVTDKVLARDGQPVVRPVLPLTINLDHRFVDGYQAATMARIFREYLADPAKFDPVPAQISSGEREPANSDAKSAATV from the coding sequence ATGACCGAGACCCCGTCAGCAATCCCCTTCTCCGTCTGGCGCAAGATCGCCATGGCGACCTGGCGTCCCCGGACGGACCCGACGATCTCGGCCACGATCGACGTCGAAGCCGGTCAATTGCTCGACTACATCGACCAGGTTCGGCAAGCGACCGGCCAGCACATCACGCCCGTCGACCTGGTCGGTCGGGCCGCGGGCAAGGTCGTCGAGGCGCTGCCGGGGCTCAACGGCCGGGTGGTGTTCGGCAGCTTCCTGCCGTCTCCGACCGTCGATTGCTTCTTCGTCGTATCGCTGCGGACCGATCCGGTATCAGGGGTTGAGGCCGCCAGGACCGATCTTTCGGGGACCGTGGTGCGGCGCATCAATGAGAAGCCGCCCTGGGCGATCGCCAAGGAGCTGGCCGACCGTGCGGGCCGCATCCGCCACGACAATGACCCGCAGTTCAAGAAGATGAAGGCCATGGTCAAGGGGCTGCCGCCGTTGCTGCTGCGCCCCCTGATGGCGGGCGTCGGATTCGTCACCGAGAGCCTGCAGCTGCCCCTTCCATTCACCGGACTCGAGGCCCGCCCGTACGGATCCATCCTCGTCAGCAACGTGGGGACCTACGGCCTCGATTCGGCGGCTGCCCCGGTGCCGAACTTCTGCCACGTACCGATCACGATCCTGCTGGGAGCCGTGACCGACAAGGTGCTGGCTCGCGACGGTCAACCCGTCGTCCGTCCGGTGTTGCCGCTGACGATCAACCTGGACCACCGGTTCGTCGACGGCTACCAGGCCGCGACGATGGCCCGCATCTTCCGCGAGTACCTTGCCGACCCCGCGAAGTTCGACCCGGTTCCTGCCCAGATCTCATCGGGCGAGCGCGAGCCCGCGAACTCCGATGCGAAGAGCGCGGCGACCGTGTAG
- a CDS encoding serine/threonine-protein kinase has protein sequence MPFKNGEVFAGYVIERLLGTGGMGEVYLAQHPRLPRHDALKVLSLAATADQEFQARFKREAELAATLWHPHIVGVLDRGEFNGRLWISMEYVDGMDAGQLVRDRYPDGMPEQDVTEIVTAVADALDFGHDRRLLHRDVKPENILVAAADGHRRRVLLTDFGIARKIDDVSNLTEANVAVGTISYVAPEQLLGKSLDGRADQYALAATTFFLLTGAPPFQDSNRAVVLSHHLNSPPPRISERRPELAHLDAVLAKALAKDPNKRYATCADFARALSAAGRTESPRSAERPTTQRLERLIVSGTARAVQSSPAGVDDVGTLSLHVVPHEPLEDLPALLPVEIQTDLVPGQLTDGDEIEVTGMWDGEILDADKIVNLSAGARPKRPRPEVPSPTPTAPIAPSDKSPKGRKVWVLAALAVVAVLVVTAGGVLYFTHAFSKETRPGPIVKPVSATVFSPDGTPDNPQDAKLAIDGDPNTGWSTVTYTDAVPFPKFIQGMGLMLHLSEPTALSVVTLDVPSTGTQVQIRSSPTEKPAKLADTTEIAPTTSLEPGRNRITVTSKTKTSNVLVWISRLGTTNGQSRTELSDITLQAAG, from the coding sequence ATGCCGTTCAAAAACGGCGAGGTCTTCGCTGGCTACGTGATCGAGCGGCTGCTCGGCACTGGCGGGATGGGCGAGGTCTACCTCGCACAGCACCCGCGTCTGCCTCGTCACGACGCGCTGAAGGTCCTGTCCCTGGCCGCTACCGCCGACCAGGAGTTTCAGGCGAGGTTCAAGCGCGAAGCCGAACTGGCCGCGACACTGTGGCACCCGCACATCGTCGGCGTGCTGGACCGCGGTGAGTTCAACGGCCGGCTGTGGATCTCGATGGAATACGTGGACGGCATGGATGCGGGCCAGCTGGTACGGGATCGCTACCCGGACGGCATGCCCGAACAGGATGTGACCGAAATCGTGACCGCGGTGGCCGACGCGCTCGACTTCGGTCATGATCGCCGTCTGCTCCACCGGGACGTCAAGCCGGAGAACATCCTGGTGGCGGCGGCCGACGGCCACCGCCGCAGGGTGTTGTTGACCGACTTCGGCATCGCCCGCAAGATCGACGACGTCAGCAACCTCACCGAGGCCAACGTCGCCGTCGGGACCATCAGCTACGTCGCACCCGAGCAACTCCTGGGCAAGTCCCTGGACGGCCGAGCGGACCAGTACGCGCTGGCTGCCACCACGTTCTTCCTGCTCACCGGAGCTCCGCCGTTCCAAGACTCGAACCGCGCGGTGGTGCTCAGCCACCACCTCAATTCGCCGCCGCCGCGGATATCGGAGCGCCGGCCCGAACTCGCACACCTGGACGCCGTGCTGGCCAAGGCGCTGGCCAAGGACCCGAATAAGCGATACGCGACGTGTGCGGATTTCGCCCGGGCGTTGTCGGCGGCGGGTCGCACCGAAAGCCCCCGCTCGGCCGAACGTCCGACGACCCAGCGCCTCGAACGTCTCATCGTCAGCGGGACCGCCCGCGCCGTGCAATCCAGTCCGGCCGGGGTCGACGACGTCGGAACCTTGTCGCTGCACGTGGTGCCACACGAGCCCCTCGAGGACCTGCCGGCTCTGCTGCCGGTCGAGATACAGACCGACCTCGTCCCGGGTCAGCTGACCGACGGGGACGAGATCGAGGTCACCGGCATGTGGGACGGCGAGATCCTCGACGCCGACAAGATCGTCAACCTGTCGGCGGGCGCGCGGCCGAAGCGTCCCCGTCCCGAGGTCCCTTCGCCCACGCCGACAGCTCCGATCGCGCCGAGCGACAAGTCGCCGAAAGGCAGGAAAGTCTGGGTCCTGGCTGCCCTTGCCGTGGTCGCCGTTCTCGTGGTGACCGCCGGTGGCGTGCTGTATTTCACGCACGCCTTCAGCAAGGAGACGCGTCCCGGCCCCATCGTCAAGCCGGTCAGCGCCACGGTGTTCTCACCCGACGGCACACCCGACAACCCACAGGACGCCAAGCTCGCGATCGACGGCGACCCCAACACGGGTTGGTCCACCGTGACCTACACGGACGCTGTGCCGTTCCCGAAGTTCATCCAGGGAATGGGCCTGATGCTGCATCTGTCCGAACCGACCGCGTTGAGCGTGGTGACGCTCGACGTGCCCAGCACCGGGACCCAGGTGCAGATCCGCTCCTCCCCCACCGAAAAGCCCGCGAAGCTGGCCGACACCACCGAAATCGCCCCGACCACGTCACTGGAACCGGGACGCAACCGGATCACGGTGACGAGCAAGACAAAGACGTCAAATGTGCTGGTGTGGATCTCCAGGCTCGGCACCACCAACGGCCAGAGCCGCACGGAGCTGTCTGATATCACCCTGCAGGCCGCCGGTTAA
- a CDS encoding NDMA-dependent alcohol dehydrogenase, producing MKCRGAVLRGAGRDWEIDEIELDPPKAGEVLVEVAVAGICHSDDHYATGDGVAGERLAAIMRTHGIPVPDLYPMLGGHEGAGVVVEVGPGVRSVQPGDRVATSFIPACGVCRWCSCGLSYLCDLGAGTVSKEMTTDGTPRRHLGGDALTAMTQLGTFAEYVVAAESSVIKIDDDIPFHAGSLVSCGVMTGWGSATVGAGTEAGDTVVVIGVGGVGMNAVQGARAVGAKYIIAVDPVAFKRDSAISFGATHVVASVGEAAPLVRELTRGVMADRVVLTPGVMPTELLSPAMMLTRKGGTCVLTGLSRYDELPVPLVLNDMVLSAKQLKGVLGGGMNPRAGIPMLLSMYREGRLKLDELVTRRYRLEQINEAVDDMREGRNIRGLIDFQR from the coding sequence ATGAAATGTCGGGGTGCGGTGTTGCGGGGCGCGGGCCGTGATTGGGAGATCGACGAAATCGAACTGGATCCACCAAAGGCCGGTGAGGTGCTGGTGGAAGTGGCGGTCGCCGGGATCTGCCACTCCGATGACCACTACGCGACGGGCGACGGTGTGGCGGGTGAGCGTCTGGCGGCGATCATGCGGACGCACGGTATTCCGGTGCCCGATCTGTACCCGATGCTGGGCGGGCACGAGGGCGCCGGCGTCGTCGTCGAGGTCGGCCCGGGCGTGCGGTCAGTCCAGCCCGGTGACCGGGTGGCGACGTCGTTCATCCCGGCCTGCGGGGTATGCCGGTGGTGCTCCTGCGGTCTGAGTTACCTCTGCGACCTCGGGGCCGGCACGGTGTCGAAGGAGATGACGACCGACGGCACCCCGCGCCGGCACCTGGGCGGCGATGCTCTGACGGCGATGACCCAGCTGGGCACGTTCGCCGAGTACGTGGTGGCCGCGGAGTCTTCAGTGATCAAAATCGACGACGACATCCCCTTCCACGCGGGGTCTTTGGTGTCCTGCGGCGTCATGACCGGCTGGGGTTCGGCGACCGTGGGTGCCGGCACCGAGGCCGGTGACACCGTCGTGGTGATCGGTGTCGGTGGTGTCGGCATGAATGCGGTGCAGGGCGCGCGAGCCGTCGGGGCCAAATACATAATCGCGGTGGATCCCGTTGCGTTCAAACGTGATTCGGCGATCTCATTCGGCGCCACCCATGTCGTGGCGTCCGTCGGGGAGGCGGCGCCGCTGGTGCGGGAGCTGACCCGCGGTGTGATGGCCGACCGGGTGGTGCTGACTCCGGGTGTGATGCCGACCGAACTGCTCTCGCCGGCAATGATGTTGACGCGCAAGGGCGGCACCTGCGTGCTCACCGGACTCAGTCGCTATGACGAGTTGCCGGTGCCGCTCGTGCTCAACGACATGGTGTTGTCGGCCAAGCAACTCAAGGGAGTGCTGGGTGGCGGCATGAATCCGCGCGCGGGCATCCCGATGCTGTTGTCGATGTACCGCGAGGGCAGGCTCAAGCTCGACGAACTGGTCACCCGCCGTTACCGGCTCGAGCAGATCAACGAGGCGGTCGACGATATGCGGGAAGGCCGAAATATCCGGGGCCTGATCGACTTTCAGCGGTGA
- a CDS encoding diguanylate cyclase: MTSEEHASAPALADCASEQLHLSGRIQAHGALIAADLQDRRITYASANTEELIGAAPDQLFDAPLTSIFSADELQRLEQAMEQSGYRPSSPDLYGVRLAAEAHGRVDVILHQVAGQIVIEIEKSHGDYQANLVPVLYASQEIGEAKSVPEIELAVACAVRALTGFDRAMVYRFHEDEHGEIVAEDRLPGLVRYLGHHFPASDIPLQARHIYTRKASRYIPDVDEGDVAVIASRRMAGTSLDLSHAALRSVSPFHLEFMRNMDTAASVSFSMADGSRLTRLVSCTSEKPQWLSRSTRRACELLVLQAKLQVSAAEQISRLNDAARRESIRNRLRAAMQAATAIPEGLTSAAEDLLELCQAESAAASVDGQYRSIGSAPAEEAVRRLASEIRASRSPGSPWASDRLQQQTADDLGAAGCLFVALSAPDDFVIWFRRDRLQQLRWLGDPRTHATGLLNPRKSFDTWLQQVTGSSVPWIDADLRAARLLAYDIESAQLSRAQAQLAHLGMHDPLTGLPNRHHLSSVMANMLAGASSAAPVAAIFIDLDRFKAVNDKYGHEAGDCVLREAARRIAEVTRARADLVIRGGADSPPAVRLGGDEFFVLLPGADAAGAALVAERIRQSLREPIAISPDVRLTIGASIGVALASEPEELHRLLSRADAAMYEDKRRPKPVEAS; the protein is encoded by the coding sequence ATGACCAGCGAAGAGCACGCGAGCGCGCCGGCTCTGGCCGATTGCGCGAGTGAGCAGCTGCACCTGTCCGGCCGGATCCAGGCCCATGGGGCGCTGATCGCCGCTGACCTGCAAGACCGTCGCATCACCTATGCGAGCGCCAACACCGAAGAGCTGATCGGCGCCGCGCCGGATCAGCTCTTCGACGCGCCGCTGACGAGCATCTTCTCCGCGGACGAACTGCAGCGCCTCGAGCAGGCGATGGAGCAGAGCGGATACCGGCCGTCCTCCCCGGATCTGTACGGCGTCCGCCTGGCGGCCGAGGCCCATGGCAGGGTCGACGTGATTCTGCATCAGGTGGCCGGACAGATCGTCATCGAGATCGAGAAATCGCACGGGGACTATCAGGCCAATCTCGTTCCGGTGCTGTATGCGTCGCAGGAGATCGGCGAAGCCAAGAGCGTGCCCGAAATCGAGTTGGCCGTCGCTTGCGCCGTCCGGGCCTTGACCGGCTTCGATCGGGCGATGGTCTACCGGTTCCATGAAGACGAGCACGGGGAGATCGTCGCTGAGGATCGCCTTCCCGGACTGGTTCGTTATCTCGGACACCACTTTCCAGCGAGCGACATCCCGCTGCAAGCCCGTCACATTTACACCCGCAAAGCGTCGCGCTACATCCCCGACGTCGATGAGGGCGACGTCGCTGTGATCGCCTCCCGGCGGATGGCCGGCACCAGCCTCGACCTGAGTCACGCTGCGCTGCGCAGTGTTTCCCCGTTCCACCTCGAATTCATGCGCAACATGGACACCGCGGCCAGCGTGTCGTTCTCGATGGCCGATGGGAGCCGGCTGACCCGTCTCGTCTCGTGCACATCCGAGAAACCCCAATGGCTTTCGCGCTCCACGCGCCGTGCCTGTGAACTGCTGGTCCTGCAGGCAAAGCTTCAGGTCTCCGCAGCCGAACAGATCTCCAGATTGAACGATGCCGCGCGAAGGGAATCCATCCGCAACCGCCTGCGGGCGGCGATGCAGGCGGCCACCGCCATCCCCGAAGGCCTCACGTCGGCTGCCGAAGACCTGCTGGAGCTCTGCCAGGCGGAAAGCGCGGCCGCATCTGTGGACGGGCAATACCGCTCGATCGGATCAGCGCCGGCCGAGGAGGCCGTGCGACGACTCGCGAGCGAGATCCGCGCGTCCAGGTCGCCGGGTTCGCCCTGGGCCTCCGATCGCTTGCAACAGCAGACGGCAGACGATCTCGGTGCGGCCGGCTGTTTGTTCGTCGCGCTCAGTGCGCCCGACGACTTCGTGATCTGGTTTCGGCGCGACCGTCTGCAACAGCTCCGCTGGCTGGGAGATCCGCGTACGCACGCCACTGGATTGCTGAATCCGCGCAAGTCGTTCGACACCTGGCTTCAGCAGGTCACCGGCTCGAGTGTGCCGTGGATAGACGCCGACCTGCGGGCGGCGCGCCTGCTGGCATATGACATCGAATCGGCGCAGCTCAGCCGTGCTCAGGCCCAATTGGCGCACCTCGGTATGCACGACCCGCTGACCGGGCTGCCCAACCGCCACCACCTGAGCAGTGTCATGGCGAACATGCTGGCGGGGGCATCGTCAGCGGCTCCGGTGGCCGCCATCTTCATCGACCTCGACCGCTTCAAGGCGGTCAACGACAAGTACGGCCACGAAGCCGGCGACTGCGTGCTGCGGGAGGCGGCCCGGCGCATCGCCGAGGTCACCCGAGCCAGGGCCGACCTCGTGATTCGCGGAGGTGCGGACAGTCCGCCCGCGGTCAGGCTGGGTGGTGACGAGTTCTTCGTGCTGTTGCCCGGGGCGGATGCCGCCGGCGCCGCCCTGGTGGCAGAGCGCATCCGTCAGTCGCTGCGTGAGCCGATTGCGATAAGCCCCGATGTCCGACTGACCATCGGCGCTTCTATCGGGGTGGCACTGGCGTCGGAGCCCGAGGAACTACACCGTCTGCTCAGCCGGGCCGACGCCGCCATGTACGAAGACAAGCGCCGCCCCAAGCCCGTGGAAGCATCGTGA
- a CDS encoding N-acetylmuramoyl-L-alanine amidase, protein MAAEEDRVSRRRLISLAGGLGLTAAVGACVGRTAADPARPVATQVISRDAWGARPARPGGTPQTITRMTLHHAAVVLGDNRNAPARFRADQRYHQDTLGWIDIAYHFGVDGNGNIYELRRPEIAGDTATDYNTIGHFLVICEGDFDREVVPEAQVDGAARIFAWAASTYKISTTTLAGHRDFAQTSCPGKNLYAYLSSGDLKRRIDGFQASGGIDLQRLSGSDGLAKVAAIEAGN, encoded by the coding sequence ATGGCCGCCGAAGAGGATCGCGTCAGCCGCCGCCGGCTGATATCACTGGCGGGCGGCCTGGGGTTGACGGCCGCAGTCGGCGCGTGTGTTGGCCGGACGGCTGCGGATCCCGCGCGACCCGTCGCGACACAGGTGATCAGCCGCGACGCCTGGGGCGCCCGTCCCGCACGCCCCGGAGGTACGCCCCAAACGATTACGCGCATGACCCTGCACCACGCCGCCGTGGTGCTGGGCGACAACCGCAACGCTCCGGCCCGGTTCCGTGCGGACCAGCGTTACCACCAGGACACGCTGGGCTGGATCGACATCGCGTACCACTTCGGCGTCGACGGGAACGGCAACATCTACGAACTGCGCAGACCCGAGATTGCGGGTGACACCGCGACCGACTACAACACGATCGGCCATTTCCTGGTCATCTGCGAGGGTGACTTCGATCGGGAAGTCGTGCCAGAGGCGCAGGTTGACGGCGCGGCGCGCATATTCGCTTGGGCCGCAAGCACTTACAAGATCTCCACGACCACGCTGGCGGGCCATCGAGATTTCGCGCAGACGTCGTGCCCCGGCAAGAACCTCTACGCATACCTGTCCTCGGGCGACCTCAAGCGCCGTATCGACGGCTTCCAGGCCTCCGGCGGAATCGACCTTCAGCGGTTGTCCGGATCTGACGGCTTGGCGAAGGTCGCGGCCATCGAGGCCGGCAACTGA
- a CDS encoding phytanoyl-CoA dioxygenase family protein — MNTDEESVTTLEDLRGDLAQRYKWTPSGGSTVDSAVVDADVAALARDGYVIWENLLDAQQCREIRETARPWLGHTGRNSFEGRRTQRVYSVLSRTRVCDRLVDYPRVLAVLDRLLMPNYLLSALQAINIQPGESAQLPHHDDGFYPIPRPREPLAAATIWAIDDFTADNGATVVIPGSHRWGKRRPGPDDTALPVVMPAGSCVFFVGTLWHGGGANTSAHDRLAVTAQYCQPWLRPMEAFTLSVSRDIARTVSDDIQRMLGYSIHPPFVGAVDGLHPLRLLGTEQD, encoded by the coding sequence ATGAACACCGACGAAGAGTCCGTCACCACGCTGGAAGATCTACGGGGCGACCTGGCGCAGCGATACAAGTGGACGCCCAGCGGCGGAAGCACCGTTGACAGCGCTGTCGTGGATGCCGACGTGGCGGCCCTGGCCCGCGACGGCTACGTCATCTGGGAGAACCTGCTCGATGCCCAGCAGTGCCGGGAGATCCGGGAAACCGCGCGTCCGTGGCTGGGACATACCGGACGCAACTCCTTTGAGGGCAGGCGCACGCAACGCGTCTACAGCGTGCTGAGTCGGACGAGGGTGTGTGACCGGCTCGTCGACTACCCGAGGGTGCTGGCGGTGCTGGACCGCTTGCTGATGCCCAACTATCTGCTTTCGGCCTTGCAGGCCATCAATATTCAGCCGGGCGAGTCCGCCCAGCTGCCTCACCACGACGACGGGTTCTATCCGATTCCGCGCCCGCGGGAACCTCTTGCGGCAGCGACGATCTGGGCGATCGACGACTTCACCGCCGACAACGGCGCCACCGTGGTGATACCCGGCAGCCACCGGTGGGGTAAGCGCCGTCCCGGCCCGGACGACACCGCTCTGCCGGTCGTGATGCCCGCCGGTTCCTGCGTCTTCTTCGTCGGCACGCTGTGGCATGGCGGTGGCGCGAACACGTCCGCGCACGACCGTCTGGCCGTCACCGCCCAGTACTGCCAGCCGTGGCTGCGACCGATGGAGGCCTTCACCCTGTCGGTGTCGCGCGACATCGCCCGAACGGTGTCCGACGACATCCAGCGCATGCTCGGCTACAGCATCCATCCGCCGTTCGTCGGAGCGGTGGACGGACTGCACCCGTTGCGGCTGCTGGGAACCGAGCAGGATTAG
- a CDS encoding serine hydrolase domain-containing protein: protein MNRKAIALATLLVAVVAGCSHDSAAHTAVSDGGQATPAPAHVHAPSPALPEMADAPGFGAVSKLVNDAIAADKLPGAVIEIGHGGAVALHQAYGLRKHAGEAGLDGLPSPAEPMTEDTIFDLASLTKNLVTATAVMQLYEQGKVRFDDPAQQYLPDFNPSNDPRRAKVTIRMLLTHTSGEPGDVELKDPWGLNGPDKAEGLRRALGTPLQSGPGDGFRYSDINFILLGELVEKATGEALDVYAQQHIFDPLGMDDTRFLPAARACGPHATYGSAIAWAPGAGQLPTTCPAGTWNTGLLPRIAPTARDEEGRADPGKNPDLDHLLRGTVHDTTARRMGGVAGHAGVFSTAHDVSVFAQALLDRLAGRPSQFPLQQATLAMMTSPQQPGHTPQQVEAADRAARKALAQRPNNTHSLLGVRYPAIAGQNLRGFGWDIDTGQSAPRGAVFPVGSFGHTGFTGTSLWMDPASDTYIVLLSNSIHTRGSPPMSNLRGEVATAAARALGL from the coding sequence GTGAATCGAAAGGCCATCGCACTCGCGACGCTCCTGGTCGCGGTCGTCGCGGGGTGCTCGCACGACTCTGCAGCGCACACCGCGGTGAGCGACGGCGGCCAGGCAACGCCCGCCCCCGCCCACGTCCACGCACCGTCGCCGGCGCTGCCCGAAATGGCCGACGCACCCGGCTTCGGCGCCGTCTCCAAGCTGGTCAACGACGCGATCGCGGCAGACAAACTGCCCGGCGCCGTGATTGAGATCGGGCACGGGGGCGCCGTCGCACTCCACCAGGCCTACGGCTTGCGCAAGCATGCCGGCGAAGCCGGCCTGGACGGCCTGCCGTCGCCGGCTGAGCCGATGACCGAGGACACCATTTTCGACCTGGCGTCACTGACGAAGAATCTGGTCACCGCCACCGCCGTCATGCAGCTCTATGAACAGGGCAAGGTGCGGTTCGACGATCCTGCCCAGCAGTACCTGCCGGACTTCAACCCGTCGAACGACCCGCGGCGCGCCAAGGTGACGATCCGGATGTTGCTCACGCACACCTCGGGTGAACCGGGAGACGTCGAACTCAAAGATCCGTGGGGACTGAACGGCCCCGACAAGGCAGAAGGCCTGCGGCGCGCGCTGGGCACCCCGCTGCAGTCCGGTCCCGGCGACGGCTTCCGCTACTCCGACATCAACTTCATCCTTCTTGGTGAGCTGGTGGAAAAGGCCACCGGTGAGGCTCTCGATGTGTATGCGCAGCAACACATCTTCGACCCACTCGGAATGGATGACACCCGGTTCCTGCCTGCGGCCAGAGCGTGCGGGCCGCACGCGACGTACGGGTCCGCGATTGCCTGGGCGCCCGGGGCGGGCCAGCTGCCGACCACCTGTCCGGCCGGTACCTGGAACACCGGCCTGCTGCCGCGCATCGCGCCGACCGCACGAGACGAGGAAGGCCGAGCCGATCCTGGCAAGAACCCCGATCTCGATCACCTGCTTCGGGGCACGGTGCATGACACGACGGCGCGGCGGATGGGCGGGGTGGCCGGCCATGCCGGCGTGTTCTCGACGGCACACGATGTGAGCGTCTTCGCCCAGGCCCTGCTCGACCGCCTCGCCGGCCGTCCGAGTCAATTCCCGCTGCAGCAAGCGACTTTGGCGATGATGACCTCGCCGCAGCAGCCGGGACACACACCCCAGCAGGTCGAAGCGGCCGACCGGGCTGCGCGCAAGGCGCTGGCGCAGCGCCCGAACAATACGCATTCGCTGCTCGGCGTGCGCTACCCGGCGATCGCGGGCCAGAACCTGCGTGGCTTCGGCTGGGACATCGACACGGGTCAATCCGCGCCGCGGGGCGCGGTCTTTCCCGTCGGCAGCTTCGGCCACACCGGCTTCACCGGAACCTCGCTGTGGATGGACCCCGCCTCCGACACCTACATCGTGCTGCTATCCAACTCGATCCACACCCGGGGCAGTCCACCGATGTCGAATCTGCGGGGAGAGGTGGCGACGGCTGCGGCGCGGGCTTTGGGACTCTGA
- a CDS encoding M15 family metallopeptidase yields the protein MSCLRALTLLALLAAVVQCAHAEPPHRATPAPLSPSSSASAAPATAAAEAVTTADLGASWRPGCPVEPAHLRRIRLRYRGFDGQTHRGELVVHEDLVADVTDIFEQLYRLGYPIERMQTVEHYPGADDELSMEDNNTSAFNCRAIPGTGRWAQHAYGRAIDLNPRLNPCLYANGGFEPHNAATYLDRIRTDAGILHGGDSAVRAFTDHGWRWGGDWTTPIDYQHFERP from the coding sequence ATTTCGTGCTTGCGGGCGCTCACCCTGCTCGCACTGCTCGCCGCAGTGGTGCAGTGCGCGCATGCGGAGCCTCCGCATCGAGCCACTCCGGCGCCGCTTTCTCCGTCATCGTCAGCCAGTGCGGCACCGGCCACGGCGGCGGCTGAGGCGGTCACCACAGCTGATCTCGGGGCGAGCTGGCGGCCGGGCTGCCCCGTCGAACCCGCGCACCTACGACGAATCCGTCTCCGCTACAGGGGTTTTGACGGCCAGACTCACCGGGGCGAGCTGGTCGTGCACGAAGACCTGGTCGCGGACGTCACCGACATCTTCGAGCAGCTCTACCGACTGGGCTATCCCATCGAGCGGATGCAGACCGTCGAACACTATCCGGGCGCCGACGACGAACTGTCGATGGAGGACAACAACACCTCCGCATTCAATTGCCGGGCCATTCCGGGCACCGGCCGATGGGCCCAACACGCTTACGGCCGGGCGATCGACCTCAATCCGCGTCTCAACCCGTGCCTCTATGCCAATGGCGGCTTCGAACCACACAACGCGGCAACATATTTGGATCGCATCCGCACCGACGCCGGGATCCTGCACGGCGGTGACTCCGCGGTTCGCGCCTTCACGGATCACGGCTGGCGCTGGGGCGGCGACTGGACCACGCCGATCGACTACCAGCACTTCGAGCGGCCCTGA
- a CDS encoding VOC family protein, with the protein MFDALDHVIVAVRDLSDATRRYATLLSRSPSWRGEHPGWGTANALFRLDNTYLELISPHGDGPLGRTVAAQLDRRGDGPIGLAFASADLDDAHAQLIANGLEPPPVSPGRGIDTDTGMVRHWRSVLLPQSHTRGVLIIAIQHESPNRLPEAVPVGDADAVVTGIDHAVVQSADGDAAIALYRDGLGLRLALDRSFPDWGMRLVFMRVGGVTVEIAQPLRDAPLPPHTDQLWGLSWRVRDADAARARLAAAGLDVSEVRPGRKPGTRVVSVKDGTCGVPTLLIGPS; encoded by the coding sequence GTGTTCGACGCCCTCGACCACGTCATCGTCGCCGTCCGCGACCTCAGCGACGCCACGCGCCGCTACGCCACGCTGCTGTCGCGCAGCCCTTCGTGGCGCGGCGAACATCCCGGCTGGGGCACGGCCAACGCACTGTTCAGACTCGACAACACCTACCTCGAGCTGATCTCGCCACACGGTGACGGTCCTCTCGGGCGCACGGTCGCGGCGCAGTTGGACCGACGCGGCGACGGACCGATCGGGCTCGCGTTCGCCAGCGCGGATCTCGATGACGCGCACGCCCAGCTCATCGCCAACGGACTTGAGCCGCCACCGGTCTCGCCGGGTCGGGGCATCGACACCGATACCGGAATGGTCCGGCACTGGCGCAGCGTGCTGCTACCCCAATCCCACACCCGCGGCGTGCTGATCATCGCGATCCAGCACGAATCCCCGAATCGCCTGCCGGAGGCCGTGCCGGTCGGCGACGCGGATGCCGTCGTGACCGGAATCGACCACGCGGTCGTGCAGAGCGCCGACGGCGACGCCGCGATAGCGCTGTACCGCGACGGGCTCGGCCTGCGTCTCGCGCTGGACCGCAGTTTCCCGGACTGGGGCATGCGGCTGGTCTTCATGCGGGTCGGCGGCGTCACCGTCGAGATCGCGCAGCCGCTGCGTGACGCGCCGCTGCCGCCCCACACCGACCAGCTGTGGGGTCTGTCCTGGCGTGTTCGGGACGCCGACGCGGCGCGGGCGCGGCTCGCTGCAGCCGGCCTCGATGTCTCCGAAGTTCGTCCCGGGCGCAAGCCCGGCACGCGTGTTGTGAGCGTGAAGGACGGCACCTGTGGGGTACCGACGTTGCTGATCGGGCCCAGTTGA